In Solanum pennellii chromosome 7, SPENNV200, the following are encoded in one genomic region:
- the LOC107026181 gene encoding putative F-box protein At4g38870 yields the protein MDSAMALMSSNIMTLPCEVLVDIFSRLSLKHVHQLQTVSKLWFKIISSPHFRRLYNVKSMNRPQARVVQVPDTKFSPRWEMISRTIIISAMDLNIDNSEIQEEFSFEDIMAPQHSFTISSNLIIFNHKVCNPTTKEIIDIPISSHPSISFDASYIPSNNTYKVVHLYGTKPGHDYNFNYGGTPVEFRFETLTLRDGGPVPSSWKALTHQEWFSSKIESTCVNGVVHWLLERGLRKERRIISMDIESENFLSSIGCPNNPYVEEAPILENVQLADLNGRLCLAYYSEELFRMDLYFVKDRTNQEWVKEHTINLSAGMGSWFKIVGYVQLQGNNGDIVIDGKQLILYNIEENRFRSLPRPKMNIHIGLYFDRCFKLESTMQQTVDFLSN from the coding sequence ATGGATAGTGCAATGGCATTGATGAGTTCCAACATCATGACTCTGCCTTGTGAAGTCTTGGTGGACATATTCTCTAGGCTTTCACTCAAACATGTACACCAACTTCAAACTGTTTCAAAGTTATGGTTCAAAATAATCTCTAGTCCACATTTCAGAAGACTCTACAACGTGAAATCCATGAATCGTCCTCAAGCACGTGTAGTTCAAGTACCTGACACCAAGTTTTCACCGAGATGGGAAATGATTAGTCGAACCATCATTATATCAGCTATGGACCTCAATATTGACAACAGTGAGATCCAGGAAGAGTTCAGTTTTGAGGATATTATGGCCCCTCAACACTCCTTCACCATATCATCCAATCTCATCATTTTCAATCACAAGGTATGCAATCCTACAACAAAAGAGATCATAGACATACCAATATCAAGTCATCCATCAATTAGTTTCGATGCTTCGTATATCCCATCCAACAATACATACAAGGTTGTCCATTTATATGGTACCAAACCTGGCCATGACTACAACTTCAACTATGGTGGTACCCCTGTAGAGTTCCGATTTGAGACTCTTACACTACGAGATGGAGGACCAGTTCCTAGTTCTTGGAAAGCCCTGACACACCAAGAATGGTTTTCTAGTAAGATAGAGTCAACATGTGTAAATGGTGTAGTTCATTGGTTGCTTGAAAGAGGACTTCGAAAGGAAAGGCGTATCATTTCAATGGATATTGAAAGTGAGAATTTCTTGAGTTCCATTGGTTGCCCAAATAATCCTTATGTGGAGGAGGCACCGATACTCGAGAATGTTCAGTTAGCAGATTTGAATGGGAGGTTATGTTTAGCTTACTACTCAGAAGAATTATTCAGGATGGATCTATACTTTGTCAAGGATCGGACGAACCAAGAATGGGTAAAGGAACATACTATCAATTTATCAGCTGGTATGGGGAGTTGGTTCAAAATAGTAGGGTATGTACAATTACAAGGCAACAATGGAGACATTGTTATTGATGGTAAACAACTTATCCTCTATAACATTGAAGAGAATAGGTTTAGAAGTCTACCTAGGcctaaaatgaacattcatatTGGCTTGTACTTTGATAGATGTTTTAAGTTAGAAAGCACAATGCAACAAACTGTAGATTTTCTATCTAATTAG
- the LOC107024761 gene encoding uncharacterized protein LOC107024761, whose protein sequence is MDCKISSTKLACIVAYLLFACFFQLLMANEEAKLNDELNVIQLPEANSEALDGVNQVFVTRYALGASRLPHQLCICYMRLKVSREPLFRLRISITNLSCFKPMTTPLNQSFRTYTVMNQVQPNVDTKITPVVIGLTRAIGPRTSNRVRLIWNTGRVVDVRMVPSKGDDH, encoded by the exons ATGGATTGCAAGATTTCTTCAACAAAGTTGGCTTGTATTGTTGCTTATTTACTTTTTGCATGCt TTTTTCAACTTCTTATGGCAAACGAGGAGGCCAAGTTAAATGATGAGTTAAACGTCATACAACTTCCAGAGGCAAACTCAGAAGCACTTGATGGTGTGAATCAAGTGTTTGTAACTCGATATG CTTTGGGGGCATCAAGATTACCACATCAATTGTGCATTTGTTATATGAGGCTTAAAGTTTCAAGAGAGc CTTTATTCAGGTTAAGGATTTCAATTACAAATCTTTCATGCTTCAAGCCAATGACAACTCCTTTAAACCAAAGTTTTAGGACATATACTGTTATGAATCAAGTTCAACCTAATGTGGATACCAAGATCACACCAGTAGTTATAGGACTGACAAGGGCTATTGGGCCCAGAACAAGCAATAGAGTCAGGTTAATTTGGAATACGGGTCGAGTAGTGGATGTAAGAATGGTTCCATCAAAAGGTGACGATCACTGA
- the LOC107026182 gene encoding G-type lectin S-receptor-like serine/threonine-protein kinase At4g03230 — translation MEMKNICYFVLLFLCFSLSSNLCIGRDTISAKESLSFGETLVSSGEKFELGFVRPGTSLKYYLGIWYKNVILWQTIVWVANRDKPLDYGTAELIISQGNLVLLDKFQGIVWSALAENNINPSISVTALLRDDGNLILSDVSNSSTPLLLWQSFDNPTHSFLPGAKIGYDKRTQRKQVLVSWKNSSDPAPGLYSLEIDPKNAQYVIKWNRTREYWASGSWDGQRFSSLPEMRLNYMYNFSYIDNENESYFTYSLYDNSIISRLIMDDSGQIQQQTWLPDDGGFGWNLFWSQPRQFCEVYAKCGAFGVCDEANATCNCLNGFKPRSDTEWNSKDYSSGCVRDQKVQCNAITEDKDSLWINSTIRVPASQDTNITVGEASQCRSACFNNFSCTAYTYDGSATCSIWTEGLFNLHQLSTTESERTIFVKRCSPEAQTKTKKSKKLKAILSSISALMFLLISSSISYIYYRRRMAIKADRSKGTQGAHKSQRHKAEGEAKVLMNENTDEAIDVPYFHLETILAATDNFSTANKLGQGGFGPVYKGIFPGEKEIAVKTLSSQSGQGIDEFKNEVTLIAKLQHRNLVRLLGYCINATKQILLYEYMPNKSLDTFLFDGTLCQLLDWKRRYDIILGIARGLSYLHHDSRLRIIHRDLKTSNILLDEEMNPKISDFGLARIVEGKVTEANTKKVVGTYGYMSPEYALDGLFSIKSDVFSFGVVMLEIISGRRNTGFYQSEEALNLLGYAWKLWTEKSETQLIEKSLLESCNRSEALKCIYIALLCVQEDPNHRPTMSDVILMLGGEGSNLPTPNRPAFVIRTHASSTSSSSSDEKFIASNNQVTITVEEGR, via the exons ATGGAAATGAAGAACATTTGTTACTTTGTGCTACTCTTTTTATGCTTCAGTCTCAGCAGTAATCTCTGTATCGGAAGGGACACCATTTCTGCCAAAGAATCTCTTTCATTCGGTGAAACTCTAGTCTCTTCAGGTGAGAAATTTGAGCTTGGTTTCGTCAGACCAGGTACCTCTCTTAAATATTATCTAGGCATATGGTACAAGAACGTTATTTTATGGCAAACCATAGTTTGGGTAGCAAATAGGGATAAACCACTTGATTATGGTACTGCTGAGTTGATAATTAGTCAAGGAAACCTTGTGCTTCTTGATAAATTTCAAGGCATAGTGTGGTCAGCACTTGCTGAAAACAATATCAATCCAAGTATTTCAGTTACTGCACTTCTTCGTGATGATGGAAATTTGATTTTGAGTGATGTCTCAAATTCATCAACACCCTTACTACTTTGGCAAAGTTTTGATAACCCAACACACTCTTTTTTGCCTGGTGCTAAGATTGGATATGATAAACGGACACAAAGAAAACAGGTTTTGGTTTCATGGAAGAATTCGAGTGATCCAGCACCGGGATTATATTCTCTGGAAATAGACCCAAAAAATGCTCAATATGTTATAAAATGGAATAGGACTAGAGAGTATTGGGCAAGTGGATCATGGGATGGCCAAAGATTCAGCTCATTGCCTGAGATGAGGTTAAACTATATGTATAATTTCAGCTATATAGACAATGAGAATGAGTCATATTTTACATATTCCCTTTACGATAATTCAATCATATCAAGGTTGATCATGGATGACTCGGGACAAATTCAGCAACAAACATGGTTGCCCGATGATGGTGGCTTTGGATGGAATCTATTCTGGTCTCAACCAAGACAATTTTGTGAGGTTTATGCTAAATGTGGGGCATTTGGAGTTTGTGATGAAGCTAATGCAACCTGCAATTGTTTGAATGGTTTCAAACCAAGATCAGATACAGAATGGAATTCAAAGGATTATTCCAGTGGCTGTGTAAGAGACCAAAAGGTGCAGTGTAATGCAATTACTGAAGACAAAGATAGTTTATGGATAAATTCAACTATAAGAGTACCTGCTTCTCAAGATACTAATATCACAGTTGGGGAAGCCTCACAGTGTAGATCTGCATGTTTCAACAATTTCTCTTGCACTGCTTATACTTATGATGGTTCTGCTACCTGTTCTATCTGGACAGAGGGTCTGTTCAATCTGCATCAACTCAGCACAACTGAATCAGAAAGGACTATATTTGTCAAACGTTGCTCACCTGAAG CTCAAACTAAAACTAAGAAATCGAAGAAGCTAAAAGCAATCCTTTCGTCAATATCAGCTTTGATGTTTCTACTCATAAGCAGCAGCATTAGCTACATTTACTATAGAAGAAGAATGGCAATAAAAGCAG ATAGAAGTAAAGGTACTCAAGGGGCACATAAATCTCAGCGGCACAAAGCTGAAGGAGAAGCAAAAGTATTGATGAATGAAAACACTGATGAAGCGATTGATGTTCCTTACTTTCACTTGGAGACCATTTTGGCTGCTACTGACAACTTCTCAACTGCAAATAAGCTCGGACAAGGAGGGTTTGGTCCAGTTTACaag GGTATCTTTCCAGGTGAAAAAGAAATTGCAGTGAAAACATTATCCAGTCAATCAGGACAAGGCATAGATGAATTTAAGAATGAAGTGACTCTAATTGCAAAGCTTCAACATCGAAATCTGGTGAGGCTATTGGGCTATTGCATCAATGCAACGAAACAAATATTACTTTATGAATATATGCCGAATAAAAGTTTAGATACATTCCTATTTG ATGGAACACTTTGTCAATTATTGGATTGGAAGAGACGTTATGACATCATATTGGGCATTGCACGGGGTCTATCTTATCTTCACCACGATTCAAGACTAAGGATCATTCATAGAGATTTAAAAACCAGTAACATTTTATTAGATGAGGAGATGAACCCGAAGATTTCAGATTTTGGCTTGGCAAGAATTGTTGAAGGAAAAGTAACAGAAGCAAATACAAAGAAAGTAGTGGGGACCTA CGGCTATATGTCTCCTGAATATGCACTGGATGGACTTTTTTCCATCAAATCAGACGTATTCAGTTTTGGAGTAGTCATGCTTGAGATAATCAGTGGAAGAAGGAATACAGGATTTTATCAGTCGGAAGAAGCCTTAAACTTGTTGGGTTAT GCATGGAAACTATGGACAGAAAAATCCGAGACACAATTAATAGAGAAGTCATTACTTGAATCATGCAACAGAAGTGAAGCACTAAAGTGCATCTATATTGCGCTTCTGTGTGTACAAGAAGATCCAAATCATCGTCCTACTATGTCAGATGTCATTTTAATGCTGGGAGGGGAAGGTAGTAACCTTCCAACACCTAATAGACCAGCTTTTGTAATAAGGACACATGCTTCTAGcacatcttcttcttcctccgATGAAAAATTCATTGCATCCAACAATCAGGTGACGATTACAGTTGAAGAAGGACGTTAG